TCGCCGACCAGCTCGTCCACTTCCTGCGTCGAGCTGGCGGCCGCGGTCTGGCTGAGCCAGAACGCGCGCTCGCTGGCGTCCACCACGCAGGCGGCGCCAGCGCCCTGGATGCGCCCGCAGGCGAGCGCGCCCATGCTGCGCAGCAGCTCGTCGCGCGCCGGGCCGGCTTCGGGCAGCTCGCACAGGCGCGAGCGCACCTGGATGCGTCCGTCGGACAGGCTGCGCAGCTGCAGCCGGTAGCGCTCGTCCACCGTGAGGTTGAGCCGGCTGCCGTCGTGCGGCCCGCTCTGGCCCAGTGCGGTGGCGGCGTAGCTGGCCAGCAGGGCGTTGCCGGCAGTGGGGTGGGAAGCGGTCAGCATGCGTGTTCCGTGAAGCGGGTGTGGCCGGCGCCGCGGCAGGCCGATTGGGGAATGGCGCAGGGCGCTCTCATTCGTGTTCTTTCATTTGCTGCAGCAGCCGCAGGACTTCGGCCACCGGTTCGACAAGCTCCGATGGAATGTACTGGCCGCTGCTGGCCTGTTCCATCAGGGAATGCGCGAGCGGGATGTTCTGCATCACCGGCACGCCGGCTTCGCGTGCGGCGCGCATCATGCGCTCGGCCAGCGCCCCTTCGGCCATGGCCAGCACCACGGGCAGTGGTGTTTCGCCCTCCTCGTAGTGCAGGGCCACGGCGATGTGCGTGGGGTTGGTCACCAGCACCGTGGCCTTGCGCGCGCTGTTGACGGCGCCCTCCTGCATCATCTGCTGGTGCAGCTGCTTGCGCTGGTGCTTGATGTGCGGGTCGCCCTCCATCTCCTTGTATTCGCGCTTGACTTCGTCCTTGCTCATCATGAGCTGCTTGCGGTGCGAATAGCGCTGCCAGGCAAAGTCCGCCAGCGAAATGACGGCATAGGCCAGGCCGATGTTGATCAGCATGGTCTTGATCAGCGAGCCGATCACCTGCCCCATGCCCGCCAGGCCGGCCTGTGGAATGCTGGTCATGATGGGGAAGGCGTCGCGCAGCAGCAGCCACAGGAGCGCCGACAGAAAGCCGATCTTGATGGCCGACTTGAGAAACTCCACCAGATTTTTCTTGGAGAAGATGTTCTTGAGGTTGGCGATGACGTTGAGCTTCTTGGCCGAGGGCTTGAGCTTTTCAAAAGCCAGCACCAGGCCGACCTGCATCGCGTCGGCAAAAATGCCCAGGATCAGAATGATGAGCAGGAAGGGCAGCAGCACCCAGGTGGCGGCCTTGAGCAGCTCGGAGCTGACCACGTTAGCCGCGTCGGCAAAATTCATCTGCAGCACGGTGGCGGGCAGCAGAATCATCTCCAGCAGGTCGTCCACGATCTTGCCGCCGGCCACCAGCATGTAGCCGAAGATGGCCAGAATCAGAATGGTCTGGGTGAAGTCCTTGCTGTAGGCGACATCGCCTTTCTGGCGTGTATCACGCAGCTTCTTGGCTGTGGGCTGTTCGGTTTTTTCGCTCATCAGCGCCCCCACTGCTCGTTCAAGAAGGGCACGGCGCGCCCTACGGAATCCACGAGGTCGCTGCCGTAGTCGAACAGCGAGGCGGCGTAAAGAATCAGGATCAGCACCGCCAGTCCGCTCTTGACCGGCATGGCGACGAAGAACACCTGCAGCTGCGGCGCAAAGCGGCTGACCAGCGCCAGCCCGAGCTCGGCCAGAAACATGGCCACCATCGCCGGCGCGGCCAGCAGCAGCGCCATGCGCACCAGGCGGTTGAGCTGCTCGAGCATCAGCGCGGCGGAGTCGGGGTGCAGCTGCGGCGCCCAGTCGGTGACGCTCCACAGTCGAAAGCTGTCGTACAGCCCACCCAGCAACAGGCCGAAGCCGCCCGACACCAGGAAGAAGACGATGAAGGCCTGATTCATCAGGATGCCCATGGGCGAGGAGTCGTTGCCCGTGAGCGGATTGAGGGTGGAGGAGATGCTGGCCCCGCGCTGGTTGTCGATCAGAAAGCCCACGGCCTCGAAGGTCCAAAACGGGATGGCCGCGAGGTAACCCAGCACGAAGCCGATGAAGGCCTCCTTGACCACCAGCAACGTCCAGACCGCGGGCGAGGTCAGATCGGCGCTGCCCAGTTGCGCGTGCAGCAGCGGCACCGTCAGCAGGCCCAGCGCCCCGGCGGCGCCGAAGCGCAGCAGGCCGGGCACCACCTGGGTGTTGAACAGGGGCAGGGCGATGAACATGGCAAGGATGCGCGGCTGTGACAGTGCCAGCGCCAGCAGCCAGGACTTGAGGTCTTCGTAAGTAACCGGCGCGTCCATCGGGTTCCCTGCAGGCGGCCCGGCTCAGCGCCCCGCCAGCGCCAGCGCGTCGAAGATCTGTGCGCCGAAGTTGAACATCTCGCCCCCCACCCAGCGCGCCGTCAGCAGCAGCGTGACGGTGACCGCGATCAGCTTGATGCCGAAGGACAGCGTCTGCTCCTGGATTTGCGTGAGCGCCTGAAACAGCGAGAACAGCGTACCCACCAACGCCCCCACTGCGATCGGCGGCAGTGACAGCCACAGCACCAGATACAAGGCTTGTGTGAAATACGCGACGACGTCTACGGTTTGCATGGTCAGGCAAATGGAATATTGATGAAATCGGCCTCTAACGCTTGCCCCGCTTGCGCCGGCAGCTATTTGTTTTGTGGATCAAAGATAGGTCAGGATCAGGCTCTGCACCAGACGCGACCAGCCGTCGAGCATGACGAAGAGAAACAGCTTGAGCGGCAGCGAGATGGTGACGGGCGAGACCATCATCATCCCCATGGCCAGCAGGATGTTGGAGACGATGAGGTCTATGACGACGAAAGGCAGGTAGAGCAGGAAGCCGATCTGGAAGGCCGCCGTCAGCTCCGATACCAGAAAGGCCGGCATCAGCACCATGAAGTCGCGCTCGGTCATGCCGGCCGACAGGTCCGGCCCCCACAGGCGCTGCGCGGTGCGCAGGAAGAAGTCGCGCTGCTCCACCTTGCTGTTGCGCGCCATGAACTCACGCAGGGGCTCTGCGCCTTCGCGCACGCCGCTTACCAGTGCGGGCACGCTGCCCAGGGTCTCGGGGTTGGCGCTGAGCCTGTCGGCCATGTGCACGCCCACCGGCGCCATGATGTAGGCCGAGAGAATCAACGCCATGCCGTACAGCGCCAGATTGGGCGGCACCTGCTGCACCCCGAGGGCGTTGCGCAGCAGCGCCAGCACCACGGCGATCTTCAGGAACGAAGTGGTCACCACCACCACCGTGGGCAACAGTGCCAGCAGGGCCAGCACCAGGGCCAGCGTGATGGGGTCGAACCCGGTGTTCATGCAGGGCAGTCGTGCTTGCGCTTCAGGGGTTCTGGAGCGTGAGCGTGCGCACGCTCACGCCCAGCTGGCCGTCGATTTGCACCAGATCGCCCTCGCCGATCAGCGCGCCGTTGGCACGGATGCGCACGCCACCCGAGAGCGGGCGCGCCAGCTCCAGAGTTTGTCCCGGCTGCAGCGCGCGTGCCTGCGCGAGGGTGAGCGTCACCTCGCCCAGGTCGAAGGACAGGCGCACGGGCAGCGCGTCCAGCGAAGCGAGTTCGGCATCGGCGTCCAGCGGTTCGGCGGGCGCGGGTTCGGTGGTGGGCATGGTGGCACTCCAGGCATGGGTGACGATCAGCACGGGGGCCTGCGGCGGCTGCGCCTGAGGCCCGGCTGAAGCTTCGGATTCGGATTCGTACGGGGAGAGCGCGGGCAACTGCACGCGCAGGCCCTGCTGGCCATCTGCGCTGAGCCAGAGCGTGCGCTGCGCGTCCACATGGTTGACGTCGAGCAGCACGACGTCGCCCGCGCCGAGGCTGGCCAGCTCTTGTGCGGTCACCCGGGTGCAGCCGATCTCGGCGGGCAGGCGCAGCGGCCAGAGGGCATGTGGCGCGGGCGGGCGGGGCGCACGCCTGACCAGCAGGCCGGCCAGCAACAGCAGGCCGAGCGCATCCAGGTGCAGAGTGGCATCCAGCGCCGCCGGACCATCGCTTTGGCGCAGCAAGGCCTGCACGCCATGCCTGCAGCCGGCCGGAAGCTCGGCACCGGTGGCGGCCTGCAGCAGCTGGGGCTCACCGCGGCCCAGCGTGCGCAGCGCGGTGAAGACGTCGCCCAGGGCCGCCTCCAGCATGGCCAGCGCCAGCTCGGCGGGCAGTTCGGTGAGGCTCGCGCCGTCGAGCAAGGGGGCGCTCAGCTCGCCCACGCTGGCCGGCGGAACGCAGACGCACAGCGTGGCGCCGGCCCATTCGACCTGCAGCATCCAGTCCTGTGGGGCAGGAGCGGCACCACCCGCCAGCGGCCGCAGATCCGCCTGCCAGGCCTGGCCGCCCAGACGCAGCGCCAGTGCGCCGCCGCGCTGGGCGATGGTGGTGCGCGCCTGGGCTTCGTTGCGCGACAGGCGTTCGAGCGCGGGCGGCGATGCGGGCGAGGACAGATCGTTCATGAACGGTGCAGGGGTCAGGCACGGCCCGCGCGGGCCTCCACGGGGCAGGGGTCCTCGGGGTCGTCGGCCAGCACGCGTACCAGGGTGGCGCGCTGCAGGCGCTCGGCCAGTTGCTCGGCTAGCCAGGGGGCGTTGCGCGCCAGGCGCTCGCGCGGGTCTTCCTGCGAGCAGGTGAACTGGGCGATCAGCGCGCCTTCGTCCTCGAAGACTTCCAGCACCACGCCGGGCAGGTCGTCGTCGGCCAGCTGCATCTGCACGGCCTGGCCGCCGTGGCGGCCTTCACCCACCAGCAGGCGCCGGGCCATTTGCGACAGGCGCTCGTCCAGGCCGGCGAGCGCGCCGGTTCCGGGCGCGGGGGCAGCCGGGCCGGTGACTGCCGCAACGCCGGACATACCCTGGCCAAACAGGTCGAAAGGGCGTTCGGCCTGGGGTGCCGGGGCGGCGGATGCCGCGGGTGCCTGTTGCAACAGCGACTGCATGCGGCCGGCGTCCTGCTGCAGTTGCTGCTCGTCGCGCCCGCCCTTGCCGGGCTTGGCCAGGCCGCTGTCGCCGGCGGTGTGGCGTGGATCGGAGCGCGGCGGCAGGCCGATGTCCAGGTGGATGCCGCGGTCGCTGCCGGTCATGCGCCTTCCTCCTCGGGCTCGCTCACGTCCCATTCCTCGCGGTCGCGGCGCACGCTGGCGGCTTCTTCCATTTCCAGGTCTTCGCGGCGCTCGGCCTCGCGCGCTCGCTCGCTGTCGAAGTTGGCCGACAGGTCAATGAACTTCTCCTTCTGGCGCGTGGCCTCCTTGTGCGCCTGGCGGGCTTGCTGCAGCGCCGCATCGGCCTGCTGCTCCTGGCCGAGCGCGCTTTGCACCGCGTCCTCTTGCGTGGCCTCGCGCTGGCGCAAACCGGCTACGGCCAGTTGCACGTCCTCGATCTCGCGCAGGCGCACGATGCGCTCGCACAGCTCGCGGTACATGCGCAGTTCCACCTCCACGCCTTCGCGCAGCAGGCGCTCCAGCAGGGCCTGGGCCTGCTCGCGTTCCTGGCGCGCCTGGCGCGCCTGTTCGCGCTGGTGGCGCACCTGGAGCTCGGCCTGGTCCTCGCGGAAGGTCTTGATGCGCAGCAGGTCGCGAAACACGCTCATGGCCTGGCTCCACCCGGGCCGACCAGGTCGGCCAGGCGCTGGAGGGTTTCCTCCATGCCGCAGCGCTCATCGGTGCGCTGCCTGAGGAAGGCGCGTATCGCCTCGATCTTGTCGATCGCCTCGTCGGTGTTCGGGTCGCCCCCGCGCTTGTATTCGCCGATCTTGACCAGCAGCTCCACCTCCTCGTACTTGGCCATGAGCTCGCGCAGGCGCCCGGCGAGCTTCTTGTGCTCGGGCGTGATCACCGCGTTCATCACACGCGAGGCCGAGGCCAGCACGTCGATGGCCGGGTAGTGGTTGGCCGCGCCCAGCTTGCGCGAGAGCACGATGTGCCCGTCCAGGATGGAGCGGGTTTCGTCGGCGATCGGCTCGGTCATGTCGTCGCCTTCCACCAGCACGGTGTACAGCGCCGTGATCGAGCCCAGGTGGTTCATGCCGGTGCGCTCCATCAGCTTGGGCAGCGTGGCGAACACGCTGGGCGGAAAGCCCCGGCGCGTGGGCGGCTCACCCGCAGCCAGGCCAATCTCGCGCTGGGCGCGCGCAAAGCGGGTGGCCGAATCCATCAGGAACAGCACCTTCTTGCCCTGGTCGCGGAAGAACTCGGCAATCGCCGTGGCCACGTAGGCCGCCTTGGAGCGCTCCATGGAGGACTTGTCGCTGGTGGCGCAGACGATGACGGCCTTGCGCCGACCCTCGGGGCCGAGGTCGTGCTCGAGGAATTCGCGCACCTCGCGCCCGCGCTCGCCGATCAGCGCCACCACCGTCACGTCCACCGCCGCGCCTTTGACCAGCATGGCCATGAGCGTGGACTTGCCGCCGCCCGCGGCTGCGAAGATGCCCATGCGCTGGCCTTCGCCGCAAGTGAGCAAGCCGTCGAGCGCACGCACGCCCAGCTCCAGCGGCTCGCGGATGATGCGTCGCGTGAGCGGGTCGGGCGCCTCGGCAAACACCGGGTAGTACTTGGTCGCCTCCAGCGGGCCGCGCTCGGCCTCGTCCAGCGGCCGCCCCAGGCCGTCGAGCACCCGCCCCAGAAGGCCGAAGCCCACCGGCACCATGTGCGAGCGTCCGGTCGGAATCACCTCGGTGGCGGCCGAGATGCCATACATGTCGCCTATGGGCGTGAGCAGCGCCGCGTCGCGCACGAAACCCACCACCTCGGCCTTCATCTCGAAGTCTTCACCGGGGTTGTGCAGCAGGCAGACCTCGCCCACCTTCACCGTCGGCACCACCGCCTTGATGATGGTGCCTATCACCTGGGTGACGCGCCCCTTGATGCGCAGCGTGGAAGTGTCCTGCAGCGCCAGCTCCATCATCTCGGTGATGTAGTCGAACTGGCGGTTGCTGCGCGCCGGCGCGGCGGGAGGGGCGGCCAAGTCGTTCATACGCGGTTGCCCAGGATCTTCTGGAAGGCGGCCTGCAGTGCGGCGATCTGCCCTTCGATGCTGGCCTCGACCATGCCGATCTCGCTCTCCA
This portion of the Comamonas flocculans genome encodes:
- a CDS encoding type III secretion system chaperone, whose amino-acid sequence is MLTASHPTAGNALLASYAATALGQSGPHDGSRLNLTVDERYRLQLRSLSDGRIQVRSRLCELPEAGPARDELLRSMGALACGRIQGAGAACVVDASERAFWLSQTAAASSTQEVDELVGDFVNELAFWGQVLSRQ
- the sctU gene encoding type III secretion system export apparatus subunit SctU, whose protein sequence is MMSEKTEQPTAKKLRDTRQKGDVAYSKDFTQTILILAIFGYMLVAGGKIVDDLLEMILLPATVLQMNFADAANVVSSELLKAATWVLLPFLLIILILGIFADAMQVGLVLAFEKLKPSAKKLNVIANLKNIFSKKNLVEFLKSAIKIGFLSALLWLLLRDAFPIMTSIPQAGLAGMGQVIGSLIKTMLINIGLAYAVISLADFAWQRYSHRKQLMMSKDEVKREYKEMEGDPHIKHQRKQLHQQMMQEGAVNSARKATVLVTNPTHIAVALHYEEGETPLPVVLAMAEGALAERMMRAAREAGVPVMQNIPLAHSLMEQASSGQYIPSELVEPVAEVLRLLQQMKEHE
- the sctT gene encoding type III secretion system export apparatus subunit SctT, which produces MDAPVTYEDLKSWLLALALSQPRILAMFIALPLFNTQVVPGLLRFGAAGALGLLTVPLLHAQLGSADLTSPAVWTLLVVKEAFIGFVLGYLAAIPFWTFEAVGFLIDNQRGASISSTLNPLTGNDSSPMGILMNQAFIVFFLVSGGFGLLLGGLYDSFRLWSVTDWAPQLHPDSAALMLEQLNRLVRMALLLAAPAMVAMFLAELGLALVSRFAPQLQVFFVAMPVKSGLAVLILILYAASLFDYGSDLVDSVGRAVPFLNEQWGR
- the sctS gene encoding type III secretion system export apparatus subunit SctS, which codes for MQTVDVVAYFTQALYLVLWLSLPPIAVGALVGTLFSLFQALTQIQEQTLSFGIKLIAVTVTLLLTARWVGGEMFNFGAQIFDALALAGR
- the sctR gene encoding type III secretion system export apparatus subunit SctR, producing the protein MNTGFDPITLALVLALLALLPTVVVVTTSFLKIAVVLALLRNALGVQQVPPNLALYGMALILSAYIMAPVGVHMADRLSANPETLGSVPALVSGVREGAEPLREFMARNSKVEQRDFFLRTAQRLWGPDLSAGMTERDFMVLMPAFLVSELTAAFQIGFLLYLPFVVIDLIVSNILLAMGMMMVSPVTISLPLKLFLFVMLDGWSRLVQSLILTYL
- the sctQ gene encoding type III secretion system cytoplasmic ring protein SctQ → MNDLSSPASPPALERLSRNEAQARTTIAQRGGALALRLGGQAWQADLRPLAGGAAPAPQDWMLQVEWAGATLCVCVPPASVGELSAPLLDGASLTELPAELALAMLEAALGDVFTALRTLGRGEPQLLQAATGAELPAGCRHGVQALLRQSDGPAALDATLHLDALGLLLLAGLLVRRAPRPPAPHALWPLRLPAEIGCTRVTAQELASLGAGDVVLLDVNHVDAQRTLWLSADGQQGLRVQLPALSPYESESEASAGPQAQPPQAPVLIVTHAWSATMPTTEPAPAEPLDADAELASLDALPVRLSFDLGEVTLTLAQARALQPGQTLELARPLSGGVRIRANGALIGEGDLVQIDGQLGVSVRTLTLQNP
- the sctO gene encoding type III secretion system stalk subunit SctO — translated: MSVFRDLLRIKTFREDQAELQVRHQREQARQARQEREQAQALLERLLREGVEVELRMYRELCERIVRLREIEDVQLAVAGLRQREATQEDAVQSALGQEQQADAALQQARQAHKEATRQKEKFIDLSANFDSERAREAERREDLEMEEAASVRRDREEWDVSEPEEEGA
- the sctN gene encoding type III secretion system ATPase SctN, yielding MNDLAAPPAAPARSNRQFDYITEMMELALQDTSTLRIKGRVTQVIGTIIKAVVPTVKVGEVCLLHNPGEDFEMKAEVVGFVRDAALLTPIGDMYGISAATEVIPTGRSHMVPVGFGLLGRVLDGLGRPLDEAERGPLEATKYYPVFAEAPDPLTRRIIREPLELGVRALDGLLTCGEGQRMGIFAAAGGGKSTLMAMLVKGAAVDVTVVALIGERGREVREFLEHDLGPEGRRKAVIVCATSDKSSMERSKAAYVATAIAEFFRDQGKKVLFLMDSATRFARAQREIGLAAGEPPTRRGFPPSVFATLPKLMERTGMNHLGSITALYTVLVEGDDMTEPIADETRSILDGHIVLSRKLGAANHYPAIDVLASASRVMNAVITPEHKKLAGRLRELMAKYEEVELLVKIGEYKRGGDPNTDEAIDKIEAIRAFLRQRTDERCGMEETLQRLADLVGPGGARP